A single region of the Nicotiana sylvestris chromosome 6, ASM39365v2, whole genome shotgun sequence genome encodes:
- the LOC138871538 gene encoding uncharacterized protein encodes MSKIPIMLQLNGNWDSYGRFRDFQVDGIVLDEDASYSMLISTIAEQLMIDTSEKTIEIKYIVNENCPPMEIKNDMGVRVYMETKKENKNLGSYLLCISVRDFNMELTITNENTSACSSETIKLLDMSASPVIEEYQSEIITEGTQSVIEERQVYQDKQTIATAMKHYSVMHKYQFRLLAYMRWRNCNWHFKATSINDSTMFKVRSFNRQHTCTLMDDTFIQRKRTAIVVRSMTIPKYCDHKTIYTPNDIQTDMLSQHGVNLSYMQAWRAKEKALQFLRGHLADSYSKLPKYFYILEKTYPDSVVKLKKTADECFLYAFVALCTSISDWKYCRLVVVVDGTFLKSAYKGIMLTTSTMDAVQYCLWHMLWLIRKTTHRGSDFLNNSSKHMVKELQCVLFQIGMRVS; translated from the exons ATGTCCAAAATCCCAATCATGCTACAAttaaatgggaattgggatagctATGGCAGATTTAGAGATTTTCAAGTTGATGGCATTGTGCTCGATGAGGATGCAAGTTACAGTATGTTGATTTCTACAATTGCAGAGCAATTAATGATTGATACTTCGGAAAAAActatagaaatcaaatacattgtgaaTGAGAATTGTCCTCCAATGGAGATTAAGAACGATATGGGGGTTCGTGTGTATATGGAGACAAAAAAGGAGAATAAAAATTTAGGATCGTATCTGTTATGTATAAGTGTAcgagatttcaatatggaattgacTATTACCAATGAGAACACAAGTGCAT gtTCGTCTGAGACaataaagttacttgatatgtcAGCCTCTCCCGTCATAGaggaatatcaaagtgaaataataactgaagGTACACAAAGTGTTATCGAAGAAAGACAAGTGTATCAAGACAAGCAAACAATTGCAACTGCAATGAAACACTATTCTGTCATGCACAAGTACCAATTCAGG CTACTGGCTTATATGCGTTGGAGAAATTGTAATTGGCACTTCAAGGCAACATCAATTAATGATTCTACAATGTTTAAGGTCAGGAGTTTCAACCGACAACACACATGCACCTTAATGGATGATACATTCATACAACGTAAACGTACTGCAATTGTAGTTCGTAGCATGACCATTCCAAAGTATTGTGACCATAAGACAATTTACACACCAAATGACATACAAACTGACATGTTGTCCCAACATGGAGTGAAcctaagctacatgcaagcatggagagcaaaggaaaaggctttacagtttttgagaggtCATCTGGCTGACTCCTACAgcaaattaccaaaatatttttatattcttgagaaGACGTATCCTGACTCAGTTGTTAAATTGAAGAAGACAGCAGATGAATGCTTCTTATatgcatttgttgctctttgtacaTCAATAAGTGATTGGAAATATTGTAGACTAGTAGTAGTAGTTGATGGGACATTCTTAAAGTCAGCCTACAAGGGGATTATGCTGACAACAAGCACAATGGATGCA GTACAATATTGCCTTTGGCATATGCTGTGGTTGATTCGAAAAACGACGCATCGTGGAAGTGATTTTTTGAACAATTCAAGCAAGCATATGGTGAAAGAACTTCAATGTGTGTTGTTTCAGATAGGAATGAGAGTATCCTGA
- the LOC104227698 gene encoding uncharacterized protein: MSKIEEIDPRDIDYHRWSRVHATVNRTWTMTSNIAEPLNAVTKDARELPIFDLLEYMRTLLERWTNEKLLKANGTFTFLGSKFNKELENNRTLSHKLRVSASTDHIHTVIDGVKRYIVCLESKKCSCGQFQLEELPCVHALAALRNGNETYENYCSPYYTKKSLLRTCEIPVNPLPDESK, translated from the exons ATGTCGAAGATTGAAGAGATAGACCCGCGTGATATtgactatcatagatggtcaagAGTACATGCAACGGTGAATAGAACTTGGACTATGACATCAAACATTGCAGAGCCGTTGAATGCTGTAACAAAAGATGCAAGAGAGCTGCCAATATTTGACCTATTAGAGTATATGAGGACACTTCTTGAACGTTGGACGAACGAGAAGTTATTGAAGGCAAATGGTACTTTCACATTCCTTGGGTCCAAATTCAACAAAGAATTGGAGAACAACAGAACATTATCTCATAAACTTAGG GTGAGTGCTTCAACAGATCATATCCATACTGTGATAGATGGTGTGAAGCGGTATATTGTGTGTCTTGAAAGCAAGAAATGTAGCTGTGGCCAGTTCCAACTTGAAGAACTTCCATGTGTGCATGCTTTGGCAGCTTTAAGGAACGGGAATGAAACTTATGAAAACTATTGCTCTCCATATTACACAAAGAAGAGCCTACTGCGTACATGTGAAATACCAGTAAATCCCCTTCCTGATGAAAGTAAATGA